One genomic window of Malaciobacter molluscorum LMG 25693 includes the following:
- a CDS encoding YhdP family protein, translating to MLKKIKLFFIALVCLIFAFVFLLFSGIKIDSISFGEVSVSKLYIKLDKKLIVNIKQLTFKPKKTTTTNSLDDIKTNIKKFPMLLKYFQKINIERLVIADNEFSIYFDKKQLYLDNKYVNISTKVKVYSKSIYFDLYSIYLKDAKVLLRGDFKLDLFKEIATFVGNYSYKDINGDLKLEANDDFINFFVNTKDIENIKFVKDFVSLPKTAEEWMYDNVTGKMKLNYLYGKLKTTTFEPVLDKFKGNAVIQNAKIKFNKKTKDVTTKDLSIDYRDDKLIFNMNNPVYNNTKIDGSTVVINHLTSEKKGEVVINIKTKSSLNEDILGILKSFDINLPLIQTKGTTDSNFTLTIPYLIKKGMKTTGDFIAKDATFKLQDFVFDTQKADVKLRGDHVIIEKSHVKHKDMIDAVLNLDINTSDSTAKGDVLLNRLFIKSKKDNIIDGKNIKSSIFVSFNDDTIIKFDDLKTQLDITKDSINILIDDLSKIYDYSPLLKEINLKKGNIDLTVFDENNIKFNAKLEDLDFPFYVQNGQIRKLDIKGEIKDENLELSSLDKSIKVIYKKDQDLDLYLNGIDLYIKDTNANNKSLVSNNLNLYLKDTNIKVQDFSFLSNDVKINILKDKIKFEGIFSNINLPLKKDNKKLTKLNIIGSYDTKKDILNLHTKDKKLSLNLKHRDKLKLKVDSFDLLYDTKAQNESSLKSFEIDAKNSNILINKKYKILAKKYKLSIADNKLNLTLKNNDIFVTYIKNGDGKIELKANNLSDEFLNSAFDKDLISGGKVMVIADGKNNRIKGKVILSETNIKNLTLLTNLITLINTSPALINPLLAIPSLTSMATNKGFTFSGYKVNDGYINFIYDLDSKFLNLTKIVTVGNGIDFDGNLKMDFNTTLIEGELDLSFFKGYSKIVGAVPVLNYILLGDEKKVETKVEISGTIDDPKIKSNVAEDSLNAPVNVIKRIITSPFKIFE from the coding sequence ATGTTAAAAAAAATAAAACTATTTTTTATAGCTCTTGTCTGTTTAATTTTTGCATTTGTTTTTTTATTATTTTCTGGCATAAAAATTGATTCAATCTCTTTTGGTGAAGTTTCAGTTTCGAAATTGTATATAAAATTAGATAAAAAACTCATTGTAAATATAAAACAGTTAACATTTAAACCAAAGAAAACCACAACAACTAACTCTTTAGATGATATAAAAACAAATATAAAAAAGTTTCCTATGCTTTTAAAATATTTTCAAAAAATAAATATTGAAAGATTAGTAATAGCAGATAATGAGTTTTCAATATATTTTGATAAAAAACAATTATATTTAGATAATAAATATGTAAATATTTCTACGAAAGTAAAAGTATATTCTAAAAGTATATATTTTGATTTGTATTCGATATATTTAAAAGATGCAAAAGTATTATTAAGGGGTGATTTTAAATTAGATTTATTTAAAGAAATAGCTACATTTGTTGGAAATTATTCATATAAAGATATTAATGGAGATTTGAAATTAGAAGCAAATGATGATTTTATTAATTTTTTTGTAAATACAAAAGATATTGAAAATATTAAATTTGTAAAAGATTTTGTTTCTTTACCTAAAACTGCTGAAGAGTGGATGTATGATAATGTAACTGGAAAAATGAAATTAAATTATTTATATGGAAAATTAAAAACAACTACATTTGAGCCAGTTTTAGATAAGTTTAAAGGTAATGCAGTAATACAAAATGCAAAAATTAAATTTAATAAAAAAACAAAAGATGTAACAACTAAAGATTTATCAATTGATTATAGAGATGATAAACTAATTTTTAATATGAATAATCCAGTTTATAATAATACTAAAATAGATGGTAGCACTGTTGTAATAAATCATCTTACAAGTGAAAAAAAAGGTGAAGTTGTAATAAATATAAAAACAAAAAGTTCCTTGAATGAAGATATTTTAGGAATATTAAAATCATTTGATATAAATTTGCCATTAATTCAAACAAAAGGTACAACTGATTCTAATTTTACTTTGACTATACCATATTTAATAAAAAAGGGTATGAAAACAACTGGAGATTTTATAGCTAAAGATGCAACTTTTAAATTACAAGATTTTGTATTTGATACACAAAAAGCAGATGTAAAACTAAGAGGTGATCATGTAATTATTGAAAAGTCACATGTTAAACATAAAGATATGATAGATGCTGTTTTAAATCTTGATATTAATACAAGTGATTCAACAGCAAAAGGAGATGTTTTATTAAATAGACTTTTTATAAAAAGTAAAAAAGATAATATTATAGATGGAAAAAATATAAAAAGTTCAATTTTTGTATCATTTAATGATGATACAATAATAAAATTTGATGATTTAAAAACACAATTAGATATAACAAAAGATAGTATAAATATTTTAATTGATGATTTATCAAAAATATATGATTATTCACCACTTTTAAAGGAAATCAATCTAAAAAAAGGAAATATTGATTTAACTGTATTTGATGAAAATAATATAAAATTTAATGCAAAATTAGAAGATTTGGATTTTCCTTTTTATGTACAAAATGGACAAATTAGAAAGTTAGATATTAAAGGCGAGATTAAAGATGAAAATTTAGAATTATCTTCACTTGATAAAAGTATAAAAGTAATTTATAAAAAAGATCAAGATTTAGATTTGTATTTAAATGGAATTGATTTATATATAAAAGATACAAATGCAAATAATAAATCACTTGTTTCAAATAATTTAAATCTATATTTAAAAGATACAAATATAAAGGTGCAGGATTTTTCATTTTTATCAAATGATGTAAAAATAAATATATTAAAAGATAAAATAAAATTTGAAGGAATATTCTCAAATATAAATTTACCTCTAAAAAAAGATAATAAAAAATTAACTAAGTTAAATATTATTGGTAGTTATGATACTAAAAAAGATATTTTAAATTTACATACAAAAGATAAAAAACTCTCTTTAAATTTAAAACATAGAGATAAACTAAAGTTAAAAGTTGATTCTTTTGATTTATTATATGATACAAAAGCTCAAAATGAAAGTAGTTTAAAAAGTTTTGAAATAGATGCAAAAAATTCAAATATATTAATAAATAAAAAATATAAAATCTTAGCAAAAAAATATAAATTAAGTATTGCTGATAATAAATTAAACCTTACATTAAAAAATAATGATATATTTGTAACATATATAAAAAATGGTGATGGAAAAATAGAACTTAAAGCAAATAATTTGTCAGATGAGTTTTTAAATAGTGCTTTTGATAAAGATTTAATATCTGGCGGAAAAGTTATGGTTATTGCAGATGGTAAAAACAATAGAATTAAAGGAAAAGTTATATTAAGTGAAACAAATATAAAAAACCTTACTCTTTTAACAAATTTAATAACATTGATTAATACTTCTCCTGCATTGATTAATCCACTATTAGCAATACCTTCTCTTACTTCAATGGCAACTAACAAAGGTTTTACATTTTCAGGATATAAAGTAAATGATGGATATATAAATTTTATCTATGACTTGGACAGTAAATTTTTAAATCTAACAAAAATAGTAACTGTTGGTAATGGAATTGATTTTGATGGTAATTTAAAAATGGATTTTAATACTACATTAATTGAAGGAGAGTTAGATTTGAGTTTTTTTAAAGGATATTCTAAGATTGTTGGAGCAGTTCCTGTATTAAATTATATACTTTTAGGTGATGAAAAAAAAGTAGAAACAAAAGTAGAAATTAGCGGAACAATAGATGATCCTAAAATTAAATCAAATGTAGCAGAAGATTCATTAAATGCACCAGTGAATGTAATCAAAAGAATAATCACTTCACCTTTTAAAATATTTGAATAG
- a CDS encoding NADP-dependent isocitrate dehydrogenase: MTKQTSQIIYTKVDEAPALATYSFLPIIRAFTKSSNIEMVSKDISLAGRIIANFPENLTDDQKMTDYLAELGELTQDPNANIIKLPNISASIPQLKAAIKELQDNGYNIPNYDESEEITARYAKILGSAVNPVLREGNSDRRAPSAVKNYAKNNPHRMGEWKSDSKTKVAHMNNDDFYGSEVSTTLEKEDNFKITFVGNNGEEKVLKDSLKLEAKEVVDATKMSAVALQDFYAKTIEEAKQSDTLLSLHLKATMMKVSDPIMFGFAVKVFFKDLIEKHSALFDELGVNFNNGLGDLYSKLEQVDVAKKAEIEADIAEIYKKQPRLAMVNSDKGITNLHVPSDVIIDASMPAMIKGGGKMWNADNKEEDTIAMIPDRCYATTYQAVIEDCKENGALDPRTMGSVPNVGLMAKKAEEYGSHDKTFQASGDGKIVVTNQAGETVFSLDVDKGDIFRMCQAKDEPIKDWVKLAVNRAKLSNTPAIFWLDENRAHDAELIKKVNEYLKEHDLTGLDISIMSPVDATKKSLERMRKGLDTISVTGNVLRDYNTDLFPILELGTSAKMLSIVPLMQGGGLFETGAGGSAPKHVQQFLEESYLRWDSLGEFMALSASFEHLANTQNNEKAKVLSTTLDKATGTFLENDKSPARKLGSIDNRGSHFYLTLYWAQELAAQNDDAELKAQFEKIAEELAQNEEKIVAELVAGHGKPSDIGGYYLPNDEKASLAMRPSTTFNNIIDSI, translated from the coding sequence ATGACAAAACAAACATCTCAAATAATTTATACAAAAGTTGATGAAGCCCCAGCATTGGCTACATATTCTTTTTTACCAATTATTAGAGCTTTTACAAAGAGTTCAAATATAGAAATGGTATCAAAAGACATCTCTTTAGCTGGAAGAATTATCGCTAACTTTCCTGAAAACTTAACAGATGATCAAAAAATGACTGATTACTTAGCAGAATTAGGAGAATTAACGCAAGATCCAAATGCAAACATTATTAAATTACCTAATATCTCTGCATCGATTCCACAATTAAAAGCAGCTATTAAAGAATTGCAAGACAATGGATACAATATTCCTAATTATGATGAAAGCGAAGAGATTACTGCAAGATATGCAAAAATTCTTGGTTCTGCAGTGAACCCTGTTTTAAGAGAAGGTAACTCAGATAGAAGAGCACCAAGTGCAGTAAAAAACTATGCTAAAAATAATCCTCATAGAATGGGTGAATGGAAAAGCGATAGTAAAACAAAAGTTGCACATATGAACAACGATGACTTTTATGGTTCTGAAGTTTCTACAACTTTAGAAAAAGAAGATAACTTTAAAATTACATTCGTTGGTAATAATGGTGAAGAAAAAGTATTAAAAGATTCATTAAAATTAGAAGCAAAAGAAGTTGTTGATGCTACAAAAATGAGTGCAGTTGCATTACAAGATTTTTATGCAAAAACAATTGAAGAAGCTAAACAAAGTGATACTTTATTATCGTTACATCTAAAAGCTACTATGATGAAAGTTTCTGACCCTATAATGTTTGGATTTGCAGTTAAAGTATTTTTCAAAGATCTAATAGAAAAACACTCAGCTTTATTTGACGAATTAGGAGTTAATTTCAATAATGGATTAGGTGACTTATATTCGAAATTAGAGCAAGTTGATGTAGCTAAAAAAGCAGAAATTGAAGCAGATATTGCAGAAATTTATAAAAAACAACCAAGACTTGCTATGGTAAATTCTGATAAAGGAATTACTAATTTACATGTTCCTTCTGATGTTATTATTGATGCTTCTATGCCAGCTATGATAAAAGGTGGTGGTAAAATGTGGAATGCAGACAATAAAGAGGAAGATACAATTGCAATGATTCCTGATAGATGTTATGCAACTACATATCAAGCAGTAATTGAAGATTGTAAAGAAAATGGTGCACTAGATCCAAGAACAATGGGAAGTGTTCCAAATGTAGGACTTATGGCTAAAAAAGCTGAAGAGTATGGAAGTCATGATAAAACTTTCCAAGCTTCTGGTGATGGTAAAATTGTTGTTACTAACCAAGCTGGAGAAACTGTATTTAGCTTAGATGTTGATAAAGGTGACATTTTTAGAATGTGCCAAGCTAAAGATGAACCAATCAAAGATTGGGTTAAACTTGCAGTAAATAGAGCAAAATTGTCAAACACTCCTGCAATTTTTTGGTTAGATGAAAATAGAGCGCATGATGCAGAACTAATCAAAAAAGTAAATGAATACTTAAAAGAGCATGATTTAACTGGTCTTGATATTTCAATTATGTCTCCAGTTGATGCAACTAAAAAATCATTAGAAAGAATGAGAAAAGGTCTTGATACTATTTCTGTAACAGGAAATGTTTTAAGAGATTATAACACTGACCTTTTCCCTATTTTAGAGCTTGGAACTTCAGCTAAAATGCTTTCAATCGTTCCATTAATGCAAGGTGGAGGATTATTTGAAACTGGTGCAGGAGGAAGTGCTCCTAAACATGTTCAACAATTCTTAGAAGAATCATACTTAAGATGGGATTCTTTAGGTGAATTTATGGCATTATCTGCTTCTTTTGAACACTTAGCAAATACTCAAAACAATGAAAAAGCTAAAGTATTATCTACAACTTTAGATAAAGCTACTGGGACATTCCTAGAAAACGATAAATCACCAGCAAGAAAACTAGGTTCTATTGATAATAGAGGTAGTCACTTCTACTTAACTTTATATTGGGCACAAGAATTAGCTGCTCAAAATGATGATGCTGAACTTAAAGCACAATTTGAAAAAATTGCAGAAGAATTAGCACAAAATGAAGAAAAAATCGTTGCAGAATTAGTTGCAGGAC